CCTTCCCGGTGACCGTCGCCGACGGCAAATGGAGCATCGTGCAGGGCCTGGAGATCGACGACTTCTCCCGCGGCAAGATCGACGCCTCGGTGCAGGAGCTGCAGTCCGAGCGGGACACCGTCAAGGAGCTCGGCCTCATCTGAGGTTCGTCACTCGTCGCGACAGCGGGCGCCGGTCACTCCGTGGCCGGCGCCCGCTTCTGCTTCCCGGAGTGCCCAACCACCGACCGTCGGTACTTCGGGACAGCAGTGGGGCACAAACCTGTCCCCACCCACCGACCGTCGGTACTTCGGGACAGCAGTGGGGCACGACCCCGTCCCCACCCACCGACCGTCGGTACTTCGGGACACGGATCGGTGGTAAACCCGTCCCGGGGGACCGACCGTCGGCACTTCGGGACACCCGTGGGGCACAACCCCGTCCCGGAGGACCGACCGTCGGCACTTCGGGACGCCCTGAGGCCCGCCCCCGACCCTGTGGATAAGTTCCGCGGGACATCCGCCCAACCTGCGACGGTATGCCGATGACCTCCCCAGCACCGCTCCGACACCCTGCCGACGAGTTGCCGGACATATTCACCACAGCAGAGGCGTATGCCGCCGGCCTCACCAAACGCGACCTTTCCCGCGACGGCTACCGCAGACTCTTTCGAGGGGTGTACGTCAACATCGGCGCGGACCCGACATACGCAGAGCAACTCGCCTTCGCCTTGCGAACCGTGCCAAGCGCGACATTCGTGGCCGAGCACAGTGCTGCCCGACAGCTCGGTGGAGTGACCCCACCCGCCTCCGACCTGCACCTGGGCACACGCGTCCGGACCAAGTCGCAACACGACGGCATTTCGCTCCGCTTCTACACGAACCCACCGGACCTCGTCGTGCTCAACGGAATTCGGACGACGTCGGCAGGTCAGACCTATCTGGACATGGCGCGATCGCTCGAGTTCATGGACCTGCTCGTACTCGGCGATTCACTGGTACGTCGGTCTGGCTGCAGCCCGACATACCTCAAGAATTTCGTTGCCGACTCTTCTGCACATGGAGCGCAGCGTGCGCGGGAGGTCGCCCAGCTCGTGCGCACAGATGTCGAATCCCCCAACGAGAGCCGACTCCGGCTGCTCATCGTCAGCGGCGGACTGGCCGAACCCAAGGTCAACGAGGTGGTCCGCGACCCAAAGAGCAGACGGAAGCGCAAGCTCGACCTTTGCTACCCCGACTTGAAGGTCGCGATCGAATTCGACGGACGCCACCACGTCGAGCGGTCCGAGCAGTGGAACAACGACATCCTCCGGCGCGAGGTCTTGGAGGAAATGGGATGGCGTTTCGTCATCGTCACCTCGTCCGCGATGTATGCAGATCCGCGCCGTGTCCTGCAGCGCATCACCGACAAAGTCGTTGTGGCAGGCGGGCCGAGAATGCCGATTTCCGACGGTTGGAAACGTCATTTCGGCTGACTGACGGGCCAACCGTCGGCACTTCGGGACATGCTCAGGCGGGCAGCGGCGTCAGCTTCACGACGGTGAAGATCAACGCGAGCGCGCAGGCGAGGGTCAGGAACACCGCCCCGTCCAGGACACGCGATCGTATGACGAGCGCCCCTGCGACCTTCTCGGACAACACCAGCCGTCCGAGCCCGGCGAGGCCCAGCGCGGCCGCGAGGACGTAGCCGCCGCCGCGCACCGCGCCGGTCGCGATGACACCCAGGCCGAGCAGGCTGCCGACGATGACGAACCACCACAGCGGTCCGAGACCGAATCGCGTCACGCGGCGCCCACCAGCGCTGCCTGCCGTTCCGCGGCCGCGACGACGTTGGTGAGCAGCATGGCGCGGGTCATCGGGCCGACCCCGCCGGGGTTGGGGGTGAGGTGACCGGCGACCTGCGCGACGTCGGCCGCGACGTCGCCGGCGATCCGGCCGTCCACCCGAGAGACCCCGACGTCCAGCACCGCAGCTCCCGGCTTGACCATGTCGGCGGTGATCAGCCCGGGCACGCCGGCGGCGGCCACGATCACGTCGGCGGCGCGGGTGTGCGCGGCCAGGTCACGGGTGCCGGTGTGGCACAGCGTCACGGTGGAGTTCTCGCTGCGCCGGGTCAGCAGCAGCCCCAGTGGCCGACCCACCGTGAGGCCGCGGCCCACCACCACGACCTCGGCGCCGTTCAGCGGCACGTCATACCGACGGAGCAACTCGATCACGCCGATGGGCGTGCACGGCAACGGGCCCTCCTCCCCCAGGACCAGCTTGCCGAGGTTGACCGGATGGAGCCCGTCGACGTCCTTGTCCGGGGAAACCTTTGACAGCAGGGCGAATTCGTCCAGACCGGTCGGTTGCTGGACAAGGAATCCGGTGCATGCCGGGTCGTCGTTCAGTTCGTCGATGACGGCTTCCACCTCGGCCTGGGTCGCCGTCCCCGGCAGGTCGCGCCGGATCGAGTTGATGCCGATGCTGGCGCAGTCCTTGTGTTTGGCCCCGACATACCAGGTCGACGCCGGGTCGTCCCCGACCAGGACGGTGCCGAGACCGGGCACGATCCCCCGCTCGGCGAGCGCGGCGACACGCGCCCGCAGCTCGTCCTTGATCGCCGAAAGGGTGGCCTTGCCGTCCAGGAGAGTCGCTGTCACGGCGCTCATCTTTTCATGTCGGTGTGAGCGCCGGTCGGTCACGCCGGAATGGTCGAGAAACGCACCGTGCGGACCGCGTTGTCCACGTTGAGATCCACCAGGCAGATGCTCTGCCAGGTGCCGAGCGCCAAGCGCCCGCCGACCACCGGGACCGTTGTGTATGGCGGCACGAGCGCGGGCATCACATGTGACCGGCCATGACCCCGGCTGCCGTGGGCGTGCTGCCACCGGTCGTCCGCTGGCAGCAGCTCCGCCAGCGCCGCCAGCAGGTCGCCGTCGCTGCCCGCACCGGTCTCGATGATCGCAATGCCGGCGGTGGCGTGCGGGAC
This genomic window from Flexivirga oryzae contains:
- a CDS encoding bifunctional methylenetetrahydrofolate dehydrogenase/methenyltetrahydrofolate cyclohydrolase; translated protein: MTATLLDGKATLSAIKDELRARVAALAERGIVPGLGTVLVGDDPASTWYVGAKHKDCASIGINSIRRDLPGTATQAEVEAVIDELNDDPACTGFLVQQPTGLDEFALLSKVSPDKDVDGLHPVNLGKLVLGEEGPLPCTPIGVIELLRRYDVPLNGAEVVVVGRGLTVGRPLGLLLTRRSENSTVTLCHTGTRDLAAHTRAADVIVAAAGVPGLITADMVKPGAAVLDVGVSRVDGRIAGDVAADVAQVAGHLTPNPGGVGPMTRAMLLTNVVAAAERQAALVGAA
- a CDS encoding DUF3017 domain-containing protein, with the protein product MTRFGLGPLWWFVIVGSLLGLGVIATGAVRGGGYVLAAALGLAGLGRLVLSEKVAGALVIRSRVLDGAVFLTLACALALIFTVVKLTPLPA
- a CDS encoding endonuclease domain-containing protein; translation: MTSPAPLRHPADELPDIFTTAEAYAAGLTKRDLSRDGYRRLFRGVYVNIGADPTYAEQLAFALRTVPSATFVAEHSAARQLGGVTPPASDLHLGTRVRTKSQHDGISLRFYTNPPDLVVLNGIRTTSAGQTYLDMARSLEFMDLLVLGDSLVRRSGCSPTYLKNFVADSSAHGAQRAREVAQLVRTDVESPNESRLRLLIVSGGLAEPKVNEVVRDPKSRRKRKLDLCYPDLKVAIEFDGRHHVERSEQWNNDILRREVLEEMGWRFVIVTSSAMYADPRRVLQRITDKVVVAGGPRMPISDGWKRHFG
- a CDS encoding secondary thiamine-phosphate synthase enzyme YjbQ, which gives rise to MRTETREFRTGDREVVLDITRECAEFAAAGEDGLLHLFVPHATAGIAIIETGAGSDGDLLAALAELLPADDRWQHAHGSRGHGRSHVMPALVPPYTTVPVVGGRLALGTWQSICLVDLNVDNAVRTVRFSTIPA